The following proteins are encoded in a genomic region of Synechococcus sp. CBW1002:
- a CDS encoding aspartoacylase, translating to MSGGDRARVLVVAGTHGNERNAPWLLDAWRRQPALLDRSGLALELVLGNPEAHASNCRYRDRDLNRCFVPDLLDDPAEDAYEMQRARELIRRHGPEGTQPCLVALDLHSTTAAMGNSLVVYGRRPPDLALAAALQGTLGLPVYLHEADPHQSGFLVERWPCGLVVEVGPVPQGVVVPAICVQTQLAVEASLAALAAAGRGQLRLPRQLVVHRHLLILDLPRHAHGAVAACFDPRRMHRDWQPMWPGDPLFLGEEGQPLPYVPPPGLESEPVWPVFLNEAAYGEKGIALSLTRRESWPVDSAWSEALGAVASLLALEQE from the coding sequence ATGAGCGGTGGTGACAGGGCTCGGGTGTTGGTGGTGGCAGGAACCCACGGCAACGAGCGCAATGCCCCCTGGTTGCTGGACGCCTGGCGGCGACAGCCGGCCCTGCTCGATCGCAGTGGACTGGCCTTGGAGCTGGTGCTGGGCAACCCCGAAGCCCATGCGTCGAACTGCCGCTATCGCGATCGCGACCTCAACCGCTGCTTCGTGCCGGACCTGCTGGACGATCCCGCCGAGGATGCCTACGAGATGCAGCGGGCCCGTGAACTGATCCGCCGCCACGGCCCCGAGGGGACGCAGCCCTGCCTGGTGGCGCTCGATCTGCACAGCACAACGGCAGCCATGGGCAACAGCCTGGTGGTCTACGGCCGGCGCCCGCCGGATCTGGCCTTGGCGGCCGCCCTGCAGGGAACATTGGGTCTTCCGGTTTATTTGCATGAGGCCGATCCCCACCAGAGCGGTTTTCTGGTGGAGCGCTGGCCCTGCGGCCTGGTGGTGGAGGTGGGGCCGGTGCCGCAGGGGGTGGTGGTGCCGGCGATCTGCGTCCAGACCCAGCTGGCTGTGGAGGCGTCGCTGGCGGCCCTGGCGGCGGCGGGCCGCGGTCAGCTGCGTCTGCCGCGACAGCTGGTGGTGCATCGCCATCTCCTCATCCTCGATCTGCCCCGCCATGCCCATGGTGCTGTGGCGGCCTGCTTTGACCCGCGACGGATGCACCGCGATTGGCAGCCGATGTGGCCCGGTGATCCGCTTTTTCTGGGGGAAGAGGGGCAACCCCTTCCCTACGTGCCGCCACCGGGTCTGGAGTCTGAACCGGTCTGGCCGGTGTTCCTCAACGAGGCGGCCTATGGCGAGAAAGGGATTGCCCTGAGTCTGACCAGGCGTGAGAGTTGGCCGGTGGACAGCGCCTGGTCCGAGGCGCTCGGTGCCGTTGCCTCTCTCCTGGCACTCGAGCAGGAGTGA
- a CDS encoding glutathione S-transferase C-terminal domain-containing protein: MRPPAPVVQAVRQVWEWQWRQLMGGLGPADAEGNYRRPAAAYGQLPPLPPRAGEAGHHVLIVGRSCPWAHRAWLVWTLRQLDATITLQVVEPDRRGGRWCFTEPFEGCSTLAELYQRRAPGASAAPAHGPATVPCLYSRTEGRILVNESAVLIELLNQWPAPSSACDLAPASHSNLIQEWRERLQHSVNDGVYRCGFARNQAAYDRAEAALFSTLCAADEVLAAAEAKLPPAAGNPGPWLCGGSEPSLADVILFPTLIRLELVYAPLFGCSRLPLWQLPALWRWRQRFYGLAGVAATCWPEHWRADYFGSLFPLHPSGIVPAGPALATLVNGTPAVSCQRIDAES, translated from the coding sequence ATGCGCCCCCCCGCCCCCGTGGTGCAAGCGGTTCGCCAGGTCTGGGAATGGCAGTGGCGTCAGCTGATGGGCGGTCTGGGGCCGGCTGATGCCGAGGGCAACTACCGGCGTCCGGCCGCCGCCTACGGCCAGCTGCCCCCCCTGCCGCCGCGGGCCGGCGAGGCTGGCCACCACGTGCTGATCGTGGGCCGCAGCTGCCCCTGGGCCCACCGGGCCTGGCTGGTCTGGACCCTGCGCCAGCTGGACGCCACGATCACGCTGCAGGTGGTGGAACCCGACCGACGGGGAGGGCGCTGGTGCTTTACAGAACCCTTCGAGGGCTGCTCCACCCTGGCGGAGCTTTACCAGCGCCGTGCCCCTGGCGCCAGCGCAGCGCCGGCCCACGGACCCGCCACGGTGCCCTGCCTCTACAGCCGCACCGAGGGGCGGATCCTGGTGAACGAAAGCGCGGTGCTGATCGAGCTGCTCAATCAATGGCCCGCACCTTCCAGCGCCTGCGATCTGGCTCCGGCGTCGCACTCCAACCTGATCCAGGAGTGGCGAGAGCGGCTGCAGCACAGCGTCAACGATGGCGTGTACCGCTGCGGATTTGCCCGCAACCAGGCGGCCTACGACCGGGCCGAGGCAGCCCTGTTCAGCACCCTCTGCGCCGCGGATGAGGTCCTCGCCGCGGCCGAAGCCAAGCTGCCGCCAGCTGCCGGGAACCCAGGCCCCTGGCTCTGCGGCGGCAGCGAGCCCTCCCTGGCGGACGTGATCCTGTTTCCCACCCTGATCCGCCTGGAGCTCGTCTACGCGCCCCTGTTCGGCTGCAGCCGCCTGCCGCTGTGGCAGTTGCCGGCCCTGTGGCGCTGGCGCCAGCGCTTCTACGGCCTGGCCGGTGTGGCAGCCACCTGCTGGCCGGAGCACTGGCGGGCCGATTACTTCGGCAGCCTGTTTCCGCTGCACCCCTCCGGCATTGTCCCGGCAGGCCCGGCCCTGGCCACACTGGTGAACGGCACCCCAGCCGTTTCCTGCCAGAGGATCGATGCAGAGTCCTGA
- a CDS encoding HlyD family efflux transporter periplasmic adaptor subunit, translating into MASSSKSGASSASQVQPVGAHAPSGTVFANQSDGEVVIPGLRSTADSLLTNQPDSSAVVAPSRDAPYVRRHRQRRTTLPRSTRGWSRAIVWSLIGVTGVGVLYGMFGRIDRTVNATGTLRPVGGVTAVSSPVSTVVEQVLVKGGDVVKEGDPLLIFDQGSLKQQRNQLISQKKIWTKEKVLLAVQLGIPVDPQISAEAQRELDINTYEVNLRSRGATAERERSRITIRQQEDNLAALRQKYAINEGIADRMRGLIAQGAMAKLELDRQEERQIELLSTIKRTEKEIEADRQRLVQSTVQEEQVPVANLKKLYAEYDNAQQQLSDVTNRLIDTEERLRLGKLLAPVSGKVFDISVKPGEVPRGDKPLMKIVPQGSLEAELKISNLDIGHLDVGMPVDVRVNSFPFTEYGALEGKLASIGADSKEATQEVPMEHFIAVAKLDGDSLTKDGKTYNLRPGMAVTGLIQMGTRPAISLISDRFKSFMDAPNTIR; encoded by the coding sequence ATGGCCTCCTCCTCCAAATCCGGCGCATCCTCCGCCAGTCAGGTCCAACCGGTAGGGGCTCACGCCCCCAGCGGAACCGTTTTTGCCAACCAGAGCGATGGCGAGGTGGTGATTCCAGGGCTGCGGTCCACCGCAGACAGCCTCCTCACCAACCAGCCTGACTCCAGCGCCGTTGTCGCCCCTTCGCGTGATGCTCCCTATGTCCGCCGGCATCGCCAGCGACGCACCACCCTGCCCCGCAGCACGCGCGGCTGGAGCCGGGCGATTGTCTGGAGTCTGATCGGTGTGACCGGCGTGGGCGTTCTCTACGGCATGTTCGGCCGGATCGACCGCACCGTGAACGCCACGGGCACCTTGCGGCCCGTGGGCGGGGTGACGGCGGTGAGCTCCCCGGTCAGCACGGTGGTCGAACAGGTGCTCGTCAAAGGCGGCGATGTGGTGAAAGAGGGTGATCCCCTGCTGATTTTCGATCAGGGGTCGCTGAAGCAGCAACGCAATCAACTGATCAGCCAGAAGAAGATCTGGACCAAGGAAAAAGTCTTGCTGGCCGTTCAGCTGGGCATTCCTGTCGATCCTCAGATCAGTGCCGAAGCCCAACGGGAGCTGGACATCAACACCTATGAGGTGAATCTCCGCAGCCGAGGAGCCACAGCAGAACGGGAGCGCTCCCGTATCACGATTCGTCAACAGGAAGACAACCTCGCTGCCCTGCGTCAGAAATACGCGATCAACGAAGGCATTGCCGACCGCATGAGAGGGCTGATTGCCCAGGGGGCCATGGCCAAGCTTGAACTGGATCGCCAGGAAGAACGGCAGATCGAGCTGCTCAGCACGATCAAACGAACAGAAAAGGAAATCGAAGCTGATCGTCAGCGCCTGGTCCAGAGCACCGTTCAGGAAGAGCAGGTACCTGTCGCCAACCTCAAGAAACTCTATGCCGAGTACGACAACGCCCAGCAACAGCTCAGCGATGTCACGAACCGCCTGATCGATACGGAAGAGCGACTCCGCCTCGGCAAGTTACTGGCGCCTGTGTCTGGCAAAGTCTTCGATATTTCCGTCAAGCCCGGTGAGGTGCCACGGGGAGACAAGCCTCTGATGAAAATCGTTCCGCAGGGATCCCTGGAAGCCGAACTGAAGATTTCCAACCTCGACATCGGCCACCTCGATGTGGGAATGCCGGTGGATGTGCGGGTGAATTCCTTTCCATTCACCGAATACGGTGCCCTTGAGGGCAAACTGGCCAGCATCGGCGCTGACTCCAAAGAAGCCACCCAGGAGGTTCCGATGGAGCACTTCATCGCCGTGGCCAAACTCGATGGAGACAGCCTCACCAAAGACGGTAAAACCTACAATCTCAGACCTGGCATGGCCGTCACCGGCCTGATCCAGATGGGCACCCGACCGGCGATCTCCCTGATCAGCGACCGCTTCAAGTCGTTCATGGATGCGCCCAACACCATCCGTTGA
- a CDS encoding glycosyltransferase family 4 protein, which produces MSALVQRQLTVNLWGHLSGGFGLGEGARCTMRSLQAAGVRVQVHDLPLATHVNDQPTRPAAQILPAAVDLIHTNPNVLRQTDGLAERLQLKAPLRIGFWAWELEDFPSGWESGFIGLDQLWCPSSFSATSLGLRSPIPVTPLPHLIDWERADAIHRQRQVLKRQRSTADFVCVYLFDLWSTVGRKNPYGVIDAFQQAFPFSQAAGHRLPDARLVLKVGSGSQFPQELASLRQRISHDSRIQLIDAHLTREQLDQILINSDVMIHLHRAEGFGLAMAEAMAAGIAVVATGYSGNLDFMPPGSSALVDADLVPILCSEGDYRCGSFWGEPNIDQAATYLRALSTDPDVRFRLSQSGRQAVQRLLAPERLGKIVKQRLGCLLAQAGRAELIRNLPLENPFRVLEGQIDERFRLR; this is translated from the coding sequence ATGAGCGCGCTGGTCCAGCGGCAGCTCACTGTCAATCTCTGGGGGCATCTCAGTGGTGGCTTCGGGCTTGGGGAAGGGGCGCGCTGTACGATGCGCAGCCTCCAGGCAGCGGGTGTGCGGGTTCAAGTGCATGATTTGCCCTTGGCCACCCATGTGAATGATCAGCCAACTCGGCCAGCTGCTCAAATCCTCCCGGCAGCGGTGGATCTGATTCATACCAATCCCAATGTTCTCCGCCAAACGGACGGTCTGGCGGAGCGTCTGCAGCTCAAGGCTCCATTGCGCATTGGCTTCTGGGCATGGGAGCTCGAAGACTTTCCCAGTGGCTGGGAGTCTGGATTCATCGGTCTGGATCAGCTCTGGTGTCCTTCCAGCTTTTCGGCCACGAGTCTTGGGCTGCGCAGTCCGATCCCTGTGACGCCGTTGCCTCATCTGATTGATTGGGAGCGTGCCGATGCCATCCACAGGCAACGCCAGGTCTTGAAGCGCCAGAGATCGACTGCGGATTTTGTCTGTGTCTATCTGTTTGATTTATGGAGCACGGTTGGGCGTAAAAATCCCTATGGCGTGATTGACGCTTTTCAGCAGGCTTTCCCTTTCAGTCAGGCTGCTGGCCATAGGTTGCCTGATGCGCGGCTTGTGCTCAAAGTAGGCAGTGGCTCGCAGTTCCCTCAAGAGCTTGCATCATTACGGCAGCGAATATCACATGATTCCCGAATTCAATTGATTGATGCGCATCTAACCCGTGAACAGCTGGATCAAATTCTGATCAACAGTGATGTGATGATCCATCTCCACCGTGCCGAAGGCTTTGGTTTGGCAATGGCAGAAGCGATGGCGGCGGGCATTGCCGTTGTGGCAACGGGATATTCGGGAAACCTTGACTTCATGCCGCCCGGTAGTTCGGCCTTGGTTGATGCTGACCTTGTGCCTATTCTTTGCTCAGAGGGTGATTATCGTTGTGGCTCATTCTGGGGAGAGCCGAACATTGACCAAGCAGCTACTTATCTTCGTGCGCTATCGACAGACCCTGATGTCCGGTTCAGGCTGAGTCAATCGGGTCGTCAAGCCGTTCAGCGTCTGCTTGCTCCTGAGCGTTTGGGAAAAATTGTGAAACAACGTCTAGGTTGCTTGCTGGCACAGGCAGGGCGTGCCGAACTGATCAGGAACCTGCCACTGGAGAACCCGTTTCGGGTCTTGGAGGGACAAATTGATGAGCGATTTAGATTGCGTTAG
- a CDS encoding M48 family metallopeptidase, producing MSTQAWLVFAQQALNDGKWACAEGSLRRILLQAPESPEFLDLLGYALLMQGAAAAAEQVLRRAIDAGGSQFWTPHKLGDALRAQQRWTDAAAAYEQALAWGSDSDLTVRNLLHVLAAKGGESVFLRLEAFAASMTRPLPWQEPTAWQRGAIATTLTLGRADLAAWLCAQGCAESAIRRLAYGEALAQLNLDAALALLNQAAAGPSLQEPPHPQEQALHQRIRMLLHGCDPCP from the coding sequence TTGAGCACCCAGGCCTGGCTGGTTTTTGCACAGCAGGCGTTGAACGACGGCAAGTGGGCCTGTGCGGAAGGATCCCTGCGCCGGATTCTGTTGCAGGCACCCGAATCCCCTGAGTTTCTCGACCTGCTTGGTTATGCCTTGTTGATGCAGGGAGCCGCCGCCGCCGCAGAGCAGGTGCTGCGACGGGCCATCGACGCTGGCGGCTCTCAGTTCTGGACCCCGCACAAACTTGGCGATGCACTGCGCGCCCAGCAGCGATGGACCGATGCGGCGGCGGCCTATGAACAAGCCCTCGCCTGGGGAAGCGACAGCGACCTCACCGTGCGCAATCTGCTCCATGTTCTCGCCGCCAAGGGTGGTGAATCCGTGTTCCTCAGGCTCGAGGCGTTCGCCGCTTCGATGACGCGGCCGCTCCCCTGGCAGGAGCCCACGGCCTGGCAGAGGGGAGCCATCGCCACCACCTTGACCCTCGGCCGGGCGGACCTGGCCGCATGGTTATGTGCTCAGGGATGTGCAGAGTCCGCCATCCGTCGCCTGGCCTATGGCGAAGCACTGGCCCAACTGAATCTCGATGCAGCCCTGGCCTTGCTCAATCAAGCCGCCGCCGGGCCGTCCTTACAGGAGCCGCCGCACCCCCAGGAACAGGCCCTGCACCAGCGGATCAGGATGCTGCTCCACGGCTGTGACCCATGCCCGTGA
- a CDS encoding DUF2301 domain-containing membrane protein: MQSPDAVHEGYYGPYTITADDRREVLGYRLALTAVAIGQLGLLLQWRQWGPDLVWPWLLVMAAGLGLALRWIHIYLRPLHRALQVFWLLGCLGGIALAAQAGASAMLPELARQPLWILAIGPFFAALAGVGFKEFFCFRRPEAIGVTLLLPLALLGRLSGLLDPGATVALLATESALLLLLCLRKFPMPAAADVGDKSVFEEMERQRQAPAADGLRG, encoded by the coding sequence ATGCAGAGTCCTGATGCCGTCCACGAGGGCTACTACGGCCCCTACACCATCACGGCCGACGACCGCCGTGAGGTGCTGGGCTATCGGCTCGCCCTCACGGCCGTGGCCATCGGCCAGCTGGGCCTGCTGCTGCAGTGGCGCCAGTGGGGACCGGATCTGGTCTGGCCCTGGCTGCTGGTGATGGCGGCGGGCCTGGGGCTGGCCCTGCGCTGGATTCACATCTATCTGCGGCCCCTGCACCGGGCCCTGCAGGTGTTCTGGCTGCTGGGCTGCCTGGGCGGAATCGCGCTGGCCGCCCAGGCCGGTGCCAGCGCCATGCTGCCGGAGCTGGCACGCCAGCCGCTCTGGATCCTGGCGATCGGCCCCTTCTTCGCGGCCCTGGCCGGGGTGGGCTTCAAGGAGTTCTTCTGCTTCCGGCGGCCCGAAGCCATCGGTGTGACCCTGCTGCTGCCGCTGGCCCTGCTGGGCCGTCTCAGTGGCCTGCTCGATCCCGGCGCCACGGTGGCGCTGCTGGCAACCGAAAGCGCCCTGCTGCTGCTGTTGTGTCTGCGCAAATTCCCGATGCCGGCCGCTGCGGATGTGGGCGACAAGAGCGTGTTCGAGGAGATGGAGCGGCAACGGCAGGCCCCGGCGGCCGACGGCTTGCGAGGCTGA
- a CDS encoding glycosyltransferase family 2 protein produces MPVMLDSLLENARLALERGDLNDAETLLQHCLQLEPDHGAAHHLLGKTLLAMGRPEEALHHQRCSCRCDPALGWNWFAAAELLQRKQRWREAADHLQRAADALPTEQPWIEDLARQTWLQYHCGGEDLSRGLGPAAYQYWIQYREPRLPDPAVPLLDPWWQPEPLKEWPRDGWLLLLGDQCRLRPGALQAVEQWLAEQDGKATPHLIYTDEDRLSDDGSRLDPWFKPGWCDDSFWGTPWLDSFSAWSIPWLRDRQLPLPPSDPQQRFRWILNALHQKPVIAHVAQVLVHGPPGPIPAAECWDRAAALRDHLEAGQEAITTVEPMGAAGFRLQWALPPRVSCEVIIPTRDRAELLQPCLQRLWDTTSHLDCRVTIVDNGSQEPATQTLLADWTARLGPGLRVMADPGPFNWSRLNNRAARPSQADLVLFMNNDVEAIRPGWLEAMAGQALRPAIGCVGAVLTYPDGSLQHAGIVVGMAGGADHAYRGLGVEHPVHRGRSRFLTNWGAVTGACLMVRRELFLRHGGFDERLPVEFNDVDFCLRLGAVGYRHVVTPEAVLLHRESQSRDAQGSTTAAAALERVRRRWKARLHATSPWWPAASARNSADGRPREFCPPGWWLGDRMVGPQGQPWGSS; encoded by the coding sequence ATGCCCGTGATGCTCGATTCCCTGCTGGAGAACGCCAGGCTGGCCCTGGAGAGGGGGGATCTGAACGACGCCGAGACCCTGCTGCAGCATTGTCTGCAACTGGAGCCCGATCACGGCGCCGCCCACCACCTGCTGGGCAAGACCCTGCTGGCGATGGGCAGGCCGGAGGAGGCGCTGCACCACCAGCGATGCAGTTGTCGCTGTGATCCAGCCCTGGGCTGGAACTGGTTTGCCGCAGCCGAGCTCCTGCAGCGGAAGCAACGCTGGCGAGAGGCGGCCGATCATCTGCAGCGGGCCGCCGATGCCCTGCCCACTGAGCAACCGTGGATCGAGGATCTGGCCCGCCAGACCTGGCTGCAGTACCACTGCGGCGGCGAGGACCTGTCCCGGGGGCTGGGGCCTGCGGCCTATCAGTACTGGATTCAGTATCGGGAACCGCGCCTGCCGGATCCGGCAGTCCCCCTGCTGGATCCGTGGTGGCAACCGGAACCCCTGAAGGAATGGCCGAGGGATGGCTGGCTGCTGCTGCTGGGAGACCAGTGCCGCCTGCGGCCAGGGGCCCTGCAGGCGGTGGAGCAGTGGCTGGCCGAGCAGGACGGCAAGGCGACGCCACACCTGATCTATACCGATGAAGACAGGCTTTCAGACGATGGTTCCCGCCTGGATCCCTGGTTCAAACCCGGCTGGTGCGACGACAGTTTCTGGGGCACGCCCTGGCTGGATTCCTTCAGCGCCTGGAGCATCCCCTGGCTGCGGGATCGGCAGCTGCCCCTGCCGCCCAGCGATCCGCAGCAGCGCTTTCGCTGGATTCTGAACGCACTGCACCAGAAGCCTGTGATCGCCCACGTTGCTCAGGTTCTGGTCCATGGACCACCAGGCCCGATCCCAGCGGCGGAGTGCTGGGATCGGGCCGCTGCTCTGCGGGATCACCTGGAGGCAGGCCAGGAAGCCATCACAACGGTGGAACCCATGGGGGCTGCGGGGTTTCGATTGCAGTGGGCACTGCCGCCCAGGGTGAGCTGCGAGGTGATCATCCCAACCCGGGACCGCGCGGAGCTGCTGCAGCCATGCCTGCAACGCCTCTGGGACACCACAAGCCACCTCGACTGCAGGGTCACCATTGTCGACAATGGCTCCCAAGAGCCGGCAACCCAGACCCTCCTTGCCGACTGGACAGCCCGACTGGGCCCCGGCTTGCGGGTGATGGCCGATCCAGGCCCGTTCAACTGGAGTCGCCTCAATAACCGCGCCGCCCGCCCCAGCCAGGCCGACCTGGTGCTCTTCATGAACAACGATGTGGAAGCGATCCGACCCGGCTGGCTCGAGGCCATGGCCGGCCAGGCCCTGCGCCCCGCCATCGGCTGTGTGGGTGCGGTGCTCACCTATCCCGATGGCAGCCTCCAGCATGCGGGCATTGTGGTGGGGATGGCAGGCGGCGCCGACCATGCCTACCGCGGTCTTGGGGTGGAGCATCCCGTCCATCGAGGCCGCAGCCGCTTTCTCACGAACTGGGGCGCGGTGACCGGAGCCTGCCTGATGGTGCGACGCGAGCTGTTTCTCCGCCACGGCGGCTTCGACGAACGGCTTCCCGTGGAATTCAACGATGTGGACTTCTGTCTGCGCCTCGGTGCGGTTGGCTACCGCCATGTGGTGACTCCAGAGGCTGTCCTCCTCCACCGCGAGAGCCAGAGCCGTGACGCCCAGGGCAGCACAACGGCTGCCGCCGCCCTCGAACGCGTGCGGCGGCGCTGGAAAGCTCGCCTCCATGCCACCAGTCCCTGGTGGCCTGCCGCCTCGGCGCGAAACAGTGCCGATGGCCGCCCCCGGGAGTTCTGCCCTCCAGGCTGGTGGCTCGGGGATCGCATGGTCGGCCCCCAGGGCCAGCCCTGGGGAAGCTCCTAG
- the psbA gene encoding photosystem II q(b) protein has product MTTTLQQRQGASAWNQFCEWVTSTNNRLYVGWFGVLMIPTLLSATICFIVAFIAAPPVDIDGIREPVAGSLIYGNNIISGAVVPSSNAIGLHFYPIWEAASLDEWLYNGGPYQLVVFHFLIGVFAYMGREWELSYRLGMRPWICVAYSAPVAAASAVFLIYPFGQGSFSDGMPLGISGTFNYMLVFQAEHNILMHPFHMLGVAGVFGGSLFSAMHGSLVTSSLVRETTESESQNYGYKFGQEEETYNIVAAHGYFGRLIFQYASFNNSRSLHFFLAAWPVVGIWFTALGVSTMAFNLNGFNFNQSILDGQGRVVNTWADVLNRAGLGMEVMHERNAHNFPLDLAAAEATPVALMAPSIG; this is encoded by the coding sequence ATGACCACCACTCTCCAGCAGCGCCAAGGCGCTTCTGCGTGGAATCAGTTTTGCGAGTGGGTCACCTCCACCAACAACCGCCTCTATGTGGGCTGGTTCGGTGTGCTGATGATCCCGACGCTGCTGAGCGCCACCATCTGTTTCATCGTTGCCTTCATCGCCGCTCCCCCCGTCGACATCGACGGCATCCGTGAGCCCGTTGCCGGCAGCCTGATCTACGGCAACAACATCATCTCCGGTGCTGTTGTTCCCTCCAGCAACGCCATCGGCCTGCACTTCTACCCCATCTGGGAAGCCGCCAGCCTCGACGAGTGGCTGTACAACGGCGGTCCTTACCAGCTGGTGGTGTTCCACTTCCTGATCGGCGTCTTCGCCTACATGGGCCGCGAGTGGGAACTGTCCTACCGCCTCGGCATGCGCCCCTGGATCTGCGTCGCCTACAGCGCCCCCGTGGCCGCTGCCAGCGCCGTGTTCCTGATCTACCCCTTCGGTCAGGGTTCCTTCTCTGACGGCATGCCCCTCGGCATCTCGGGCACCTTCAACTACATGCTGGTGTTCCAGGCTGAGCACAACATCCTGATGCACCCCTTCCACATGCTGGGTGTGGCCGGTGTGTTCGGCGGCAGCCTGTTCTCCGCCATGCACGGCTCCCTGGTGACTTCGTCGCTGGTGCGTGAAACCACCGAGAGCGAGAGCCAGAACTATGGCTACAAGTTCGGCCAGGAAGAAGAGACCTACAACATCGTGGCTGCCCACGGTTACTTCGGTCGCCTGATCTTCCAATACGCCTCCTTCAACAACAGCCGCAGCCTCCACTTCTTCCTGGCTGCCTGGCCTGTGGTGGGCATCTGGTTCACTGCCCTGGGCGTGAGCACGATGGCCTTCAACCTGAACGGTTTCAACTTCAACCAGTCGATCCTCGACGGCCAGGGCCGCGTGGTGAACACCTGGGCTGATGTGCTGAACCGCGCTGGTCTGGGCATGGAAGTGATGCACGAGCGCAACGCTCACAACTTTCCCCTCGATCTGGCCGCCGCTGAAGCCACCCCCGTGGCTCTGATGGCTCCTTCGATCGGCTGA